A stretch of DNA from Tigriopus californicus strain San Diego chromosome 8, Tcal_SD_v2.1, whole genome shotgun sequence:
cttttccttcaaaattaGCTTATTCTCAGATTGATCATTTCTCTGTGCAGATTTTTTACGAGCATCAAGCTTGTTTTCCTTTGTATAGTGTAAAATCTACAGATTACATTCTTGTTACCATGGAGAATATCTCCTATCGACAGAGATGAGAGTAACTCATTTGGCCTTCATTAGCAATGTCTAAAAGGTAGATCCTTTCTCAgaattttttggaaaattgccTTGACATTTTGACTACGTTCGCCAAAATTATGTACTTAAGAGACCGAGTGTTTCCACGGATCAAAAATCATGTTCAAGCGCAACTGAGGCCCTGAACCATTCCATCATCACGCCTGACACGCCTACTCCACAGATTATCTGtctgaaaaaaagtcaagacaCATCAAAATACCTCATGACATCCGCCGGGTACGGAATCACACAAAAAGGCGTTCGTGGCTCGATCCATCATTCGCCCTTCTCGACAGGCCCTCATTTCATACTAGATCTCAAAAGGCCGTCGTATGTCACAAAAGACGAGAAAAACACGGCTGCCCTGTTAAGGCATACTCAGTCATGGGATTGGCTCATTTTGAGGCGCGACAAACTTTGGGATGGAGGTGTTTTTCTTCTCGAGATTTCATGTGTTGCGAATCCCAATGGATCTCCAAAAGCGCGTCTATTCCCTGAGGAGTCAATCAAGACTTTGGAACCCAATATTCTTCCAAAGTGCATTTCTTCCGCTGTCAAGTAGCTCCCCCATCAGAAGGGCGTCACCGCGGCAATATGGAACCAGACCAAGTCATCTCGACTGTTGTTTTATCCTTTGCCCCACATTTTTTAATCTTCTTATTGCCACGAGGGCATGGACTTTGAATAGACGATTCTCTAGCTTAAAGATCCCTTTTTGGTCTAGCTTTACCCACGATGTATTTGGAACATGAGTCAGTCCTCtcagtcaaaacaaaaatcgatAAATGATTGAGTAAACAGAAGCTTGTCAACCATCCATTCCAGAAGTAAActaagttgttgtttttcttccgACATCTTATGGTTATGACTCCAACTACACCTTGTCTGTCTGAAAGTCTATAGAATAAATTGGCACCATGCAATTCACAAGACATCGTGATTGTGACTGAGGAATCAAGGAAAAGAATGAACGTATAAGACTGGATGGAATTAGGGTGACTGGTGGACAAGGGTGCTAAAGCAACCTTCTCCCTCTCGTGGAACACAGAACAAACTAACCACACATGCTAGTGTCACTCTGTGATGTGTGTGTACTGTGTAGTATACAGTATATTTAGGTATGTGTGTCAATCGCAGTTGACCACATTGTGCCATTCCCAAAACGGCAACCAAGGTCCAAGCCAGTGTACTTACGTAGATATGGGGCCACATTTCTTCCTCTATTCCATGTCGTAGGGGGGGCTTAGGAACCTTAGTCGTTCAATAATTGGGTGGTGCATCATGATCGTTAGTGGGTAATTATGGACTCGTTAAGAGTGCGAGACACTTTCATTATTGACAGTTATTAGCCATAAATGGTGTCCATGGAGGCCATAAACTTGATCAACCGAGGCCTTCCAACGTTCTTGATAGATGGATATATCTATTTTGGCAATTTAGCTGCGTGCGTTTATCATTCCATGCGCGAAGATCCCTGAACACTCGGCCAAATTCCTCGTCCCCATTTTGGTAAGGGGGCATATGTGAAAGGCACCTCGAAgtaaaccaaccaaccagcgaACCAacgtgagtgtgtgtgtgtgtatgtgtgcaaTTGGATCTCTCCTTTGTCAAATGTCACTGACAAAtgtattgtttattgattcTGTCCACCACCACCCTTGCCACTACGAacaatactactactactactactactactactactactactactcctagCATCACTATCAAGACTGGTTGTGTGAGGAGGATCCATGGGTCAAAGGCCAGTAACTGACGACAATGACAGAATACTAATTCGACCCGATGTGATCTAGCGAGGATGTCCTTTTTCCCTCCTTTGGACCAGAGGTCCCCTTCGAACGCCTCCATAGAGAGCCCattgtatttttcaatacATTCTTCATCTGGTAGCACTCTGCGAGTTGTACCgtagatgtacaatgtcatGTAGGACCAGAAAAGGTCGGGAAGTTCAATGTGCGCAACAGATTGAAGTTCGTATATTGGAAATAGCTTCTCCGGCCTTTGATGAATTATCCACGCCCGTCTTTCTCAGGTGAGGCCCATCTTCCCATGATGATGGAGatgaaagaaagttgaaaagtTAGAAGTTGGAGGGAAACCTAGCTGATGAATAATTTATTGATACGGATATGATGTACTATGTGGAATGCACACACCCTATTGCCGTCGATATATTGGGCATAGAGCCTTTTATCTCTAATGAATCTCGGGCAGTCTAAGGAGGCATACTCAGCCTTCATTATTCCCTTCCGCACTTGAACGAGTAGGCAACTATTTCGGTTACCCACTCGAGGTCATTAGTCATGAATGGACAGGGGCAAACCCTGTTTTGAACTTTGCCATGCCTCCCCTCCCAAATCTCGTGAGTAATAATGAATATGATTAACCAGTCCATCTATGTAATGTGTACGTATGTGGTGAGTGCAATAGTAATGGATCTTGTTCAACTGGATGAGCCGAGTTCCTGCTCTTCGCCCTCTCTTTGCTGATCTTTTATGGGTTCCTGTCTCCGTTAAATACTTAAGGTCCAAGCACCACGGAAGCATGAATCCCCCCGGGATGAGTCAAGTTTGGTATTTTGTGAAGAGGATAACTTCCTTCCCTGCTTCCCCAATAGCTTGGGTATATTGTAGAGAGCTCCTCGAGCACGGAGAATGGTTCTGAACTAATCGAAGTTCATGAAGAGCTCGAGAACAGGAACAAGTGAGTGTTCGCGTGTGAGAGTGCCCGTCATGAGGGAGGAAAAGTTTCCACATTTGTCCAAGTTGTTCTTCTGCCACGTGGTTGAGCAATTCCAATATATTCCATTGGttgtttctctttctttcacaaTCATCCGGGGCCTACGCATCCGTCGTATCCTTCGTCCAAAGACCTCTTTGTTGTTTCtcatgttgttgctgttgttgttgtgaaaTGTTTGCTTAGGCTTTGGCAAGAATTTATCACTTGGAAACGGGAAAGTGTCTGAAGGTTGAACAGTGACGGTGCTatctggctggctggctgggtGGCTGGTTCGCGTGCTCTTGGTCTTGACTGCTCTCAAGCACCCCTGTTTCCCAAGGATTGCCAAGTTACCATTCCTCGTCATTCTCTTTTCAGGTCATTGAAAACCAAGATACGTGAAATGAAGTCAAAACCATCTTGGAACCAATAGTGAGTTGGACCTGCTATTGGGTTTTCTCGGGCTGGCCCACGGACCCCACAACCATTTGGTCGGATCTTGGATAGCTGAGCAAGTTTCAATACCGTTGCTTTTTGTCTACCCAGATCCGATATTTCACCGCTCTCGTGGTGTAACTAAACAATCCGCCTTGCAACAACAATGGGCCATCCCAAGGAACAAGGAACATCCCGAGGGTAGAGGAAACTgtgaaaaggccaaagacaCACCAACTCACTCAAGAAGTGACAGTTCTTTGAAAACAGCCAAGCATTTAGGCTCTGGTTGTCGAGTTTTAAAatattccatccatccctcgGTGGCTGTTGGTTGTTCTCctgcttgttgttgttgttgttgctgttgtttctGTCTTCGTCGTCGAGGCTTTGAATCTTGAGATCCGAGGAAAACCCAGAgtgaagaaggagaagagaggCCAGAGAGCCTCGAGGCTGTTGGATggatcaaacaaagaaataagaTGATCATGTCAAGCCGAGCGTTCTGGGTGGGCTTCCATTTTCTGATCTTGGGTAGGGAAATTGATGATTGCTCGAGTCTAaactgaaatggaaatggacgaCGACTATTGCTACTACCTCTCTATATCTATGTAGATGGTAGTCTCAAGAAcctggaacattggaacattgGATTCTCTTCGGTCTTGCAGATTTACTATGGCCGTCGTGGTCTTCGAGCGTGGAGTCCTCTTTGGTGAATGACAAACAATGGATGAGCTCCTTGTCCAATAAAGAAGGCACATTCACGGCAGACTTTGAGGAGGAAAATGGAACGACCATCGCTGTGCGGGATGGAACCAAAGCCGTTCTTAATTGCAGGGTCTACCTTCGACACGATAAAACAGTAAGTCGTCGCTCAAGTCGCGGCTCTTTTCAAAATACACCTAGCTCCATCCAAGTGTTGGCTAGTATTGTGTACCCTTCTATCGAAAAGGTTTAATAGCCACTCCATCCATCATTTTCATCGATAAATGGTGAACAAGGCCCTCGAAGGCTACGATTTTTTAATCATAGAACCTCTGGGCCCCCTGgatgttccaatttcaaacatAACCGAAAACAAATACTCGTTCTCACCTTAATTTGATTGTTCGTTAACACAAAAGTAGGTCAATGAAGAACTTTGTGACAATAGTAAAACATTTCATAGGAGGCATTACTTTCAACAAAGCAGTTTATCAACTTGCTTTTAGCAACCAATTCTAGCAGTTTGATAAGTGTCTGTTCTCGAAGAACATCACAAAAGCAGCCATTGCATTTCCGCTCACCCTTATCCCAAATCCAATTCTAAGAAAATGCAGTCCTCGAGTCATTCTAAGGATTGCTATTATGTTTAGAATGACTCTTCAATTGCAGTTTCTAACCCgaaagaaacattttcaaaagagctCAGATTTAGCTTGGGAGTTGAGGGCGGATA
This window harbors:
- the LOC131885416 gene encoding uncharacterized protein LOC131885416 isoform X2; translation: MIMSSRAFWVGFHFLILDLLWPSWSSSVESSLVNDKQWMSSLSNKEGTFTADFEEENGTTIAVRDGTKAVLNCRVYLRHDKTEVVPLASQKSPSSSPPMGLWSETTESRK
- the LOC131885416 gene encoding uncharacterized protein LOC131885416 isoform X1, coding for MIMSSRAFWVGFHFLILDLLWPSWSSSVESSLVNDKQWMSSLSNKEGTFTADFEEENGTTIAVRDGTKAVLNCRVYLRHDKTVSWLRHQDNTIELLTVGDNTYSGDSRINISYQ